CGTCGTTGCCTGCCAGGATCGAGCGCAGCGTCGCCACGAAGCCCTTGCCGATCTCGGAATCCCACAGCGGCAACAGGATTGACGGCAGGGTGTGCCCGATCTGCTCGACCGGCACCTCCTTGAGCCTTCCGATCACCGTCATCGGGTCGATGGGGATGTGGATCGCGGCGGCGAACAGCTGGGTCTTGGTGCCGAAGTAGTGATGAACCAGGGCGGCGTCCACACCGGCGTCGGCCGCGATGGCGCGGATCGACGTCTTGTCGATTCCGTTGCGCGCGAACAGCTCCCGAGCGCTGGTCAGGATGCGGTCGCGTCTGTCCGACGGCCCGGCGGGGCGGCCGGGACGTTTGCGCTCTCGTTCGGAATCGATCTCGGTACTCACGGCTTCCTAGGGTGTTCGGCGGCGCAGGGTTGCCGCGGCCAGACATAATGCCAGCACCGCAAATCCCACCACGATCGCGATGTCGCGGGCCGCGATGGCGGTCAGCTCAGAATGGGCGCCGACCTGTTGCAGGGCTTCCAGCGCATAGCTGGCCGGCAGCACGTTGCTGATCCACTGCAGCCAATCGGGAAGCGCGGCGCGCGGCACGATGATGCCGCACAACAGCAGCTGGGGCACGATCACCACCGGCATGAACTGCACGGCCTGGAACTCGGTTCGGGCGAATGCGCTGCACAACAGGCCCAGACCCACGCCGAGCACGGCGTTGATGATGGCGATCAGGAACACCAGGATCGGGCTGCCCGCGGTGTCGAGACCGAGGAACCAGAACGAGACCACGCAGGCCAGGGTGGCCTGGGCGGCGGCGGCGATCGAAAACGCGGTGCCGTACGCGGCCAGCAGGTCGAAGCGGCGCAACGGTGTGGTCAGGATGCGCTCGAGAGTTCCCGACACGCGTTCGCGCTGCATGGTGATCGAGGTGATCAGGAACATCACGACCAGCGGGAAGACGCCGAGCATGATCAGGCACGCGGTGTTGAACGGCGTCGGGTGTCCAGGCTGGTGCGGCGCGTTCTGGAACATGAAGTACATCAGCGTGATGATGAGGCTGGGCACCACCAGGATCATCGCGACGCTGCGGTGGTCGGCGGCGAGCTGGCGCAGGATCCGGCCGGTGGTGGCCAGGTAGGCCGCCGGGCTCAGTCGGCTCGGTTGGTCGCGGCCGAGGCGCTGCGCTTGATGACGGTGAGAAACGCTTCCTCCAGGGACGTGCATGCCGTGTCCTTCCGTAGCTGGTCAGCGGTGGTGTGGGCGAGCAATAGGCCGTCACGCATCAGCAGGAGGTCGGCGCAGTGATCGGCCTCATCCATCACGTGGCTGGAGACCAGCAGGGTGGTGCCGCGCCGAGAGAGCTCGTTGAACTGCTGCCACAGGTCGACGCGCAGAACCGGATCCAGCCCGACGGTGGGTTCGTCGAGCACCAGAAGTTCTGGCTCCGACACCAGCGCGCAGGCGAGTGACACCCGGGTGCGCTGGCCTCCCGAGAGGTTGCCGCAGTACGCGGTGCGGTGATCGTCGAGACCGACCGCGCGGATGGCGCCGGCGGCCGACTCGGCCGACGTTCCGTACAGCGCGGCGAAGTACCGCACGTTGTCGATCACCCGTAGGTCGTCATAGATCGTCGGATCCTGCGTGACGTATCCGACGCGGTGCCGCAGTGGCGCCGAACCGGCAGGGTGGCCGAGCACCGTGACGGTGCCCGCTGCGACGATCTGGGTCCCGACGATGCTGCGCATCAGCGTGGACTTGCCGCACCCCGACGGGCCGAGCAGACCGGTGATCGTGCCGCCGGCGATCTGCACGGTGAGGTTGCGGATGGCAGGCCGGCCACCCCGGTTGACCTGCAGTCCGGCGATGTCGATGGCCGGGGGAGCGGCCTCGGTGGGGAATCCTGTGGAGAATTCATCAGTCGATGAAGTCATCATGTGATGAATACTGCGCTCGAGTGTGGCCGGTGTCAACGGTGGATGTTGCGAAGTGCAGAATCGCTCGGGTGGGCTTGCAGATGGGCACCGAGCTGTTGACTGTTGACCCGTTGCTCGCGGCCCGCCGACTACTGGGGGCCGAGCTGACCGGTCGCGGGGTCAGCGCCGTCGTCGTCGAGGTGGAGGCGTACGGAGGTCCGCCCGACGGACCCTGGCCCGACGCCGCCTCCCATTCGTTTCGCGGTCCGGGCGGGCGCAATCTCGTGATGTTCGGCCCGCCCGGATACCTGTACACCTACCGCAGCCACGGCATTCACGTCTGCGCGAACGTGGTCTGCGGATTCGACGGGGTGGCGGGCGCGGTACTACTGCGGGCGGCGGCGGTGAGTGCCGGGGCCGACGTCGCCGGCCGGCGACGTGGACCGGCGATCCGGCCGGCCGCACTGGCACGGGGGCCGGGCAACCTCTGTTCAGCTCTGGGAATCACCATGGAGGACAACGGAATTGATCTCTTCGCCGCCGACAGCCCGGTACGGCTGAAGCTGGGTGAGGAGGTTGCGGCCGTGGACGGCCCGCGGGTCGGCGTGAGCAAGGCCGCCGACCGCAGGTGGCGGTTGTGGCTGGCCGGCAGGGGAGAGGTCTCGGCGTATCGGCGCAGCCCGCGTGCTCCCGCGCCCGGTGCCAGTGATTGATGTCGGTGATGCGGCATGATCGTCGTCATGACCATGGGAATCCTCGATGAGCTGGACTGGCGCGGGCTGATCGCGCAGTCGACCGACCGCGACGCGCTGGCAGATGACCTGGCCAAGGGACCCATGACCGTCTACTCGGGCTTCGACCCGACCGCGCCGAGTCTGCACGCCGGGCACCTGGTGCCACTGCTCACGCTGCGGCGGTTCCAGCAGGCCGGGCACCGGCCGATCGTGCTCGCCGGCGGGGCCACCGGAATGATCGGCGACCCCCGCGATACCGGCGAACGGACGCTCAACACGGCCGACACCGTCGCCG
Above is a window of Mycolicibacterium boenickei DNA encoding:
- a CDS encoding TetR/AcrR family transcriptional regulator; this encodes MSTEIDSERERKRPGRPAGPSDRRDRILTSARELFARNGIDKTSIRAIAADAGVDAALVHHYFGTKTQLFAAAIHIPIDPMTVIGRLKEVPVEQIGHTLPSILLPLWDSEIGKGFVATLRSILAGNDVSLVRSFLQEIIIGEIGPRVDNPPGSSRVRIQFVASQLVGVAMARYILELEPFATLPADQIAETIAPTLQRYLTGDLPGFS
- a CDS encoding ABC transporter permease — its product is MHVPGGSVSHRHQAQRLGRDQPSRLSPAAYLATTGRILRQLAADHRSVAMILVVPSLIITLMYFMFQNAPHQPGHPTPFNTACLIMLGVFPLVVMFLITSITMQRERVSGTLERILTTPLRRFDLLAAYGTAFSIAAAAQATLACVVSFWFLGLDTAGSPILVFLIAIINAVLGVGLGLLCSAFARTEFQAVQFMPVVIVPQLLLCGIIVPRAALPDWLQWISNVLPASYALEALQQVGAHSELTAIAARDIAIVVGFAVLALCLAAATLRRRTP
- a CDS encoding ABC transporter ATP-binding protein, producing MMTSSTDEFSTGFPTEAAPPAIDIAGLQVNRGGRPAIRNLTVQIAGGTITGLLGPSGCGKSTLMRSIVGTQIVAAGTVTVLGHPAGSAPLRHRVGYVTQDPTIYDDLRVIDNVRYFAALYGTSAESAAGAIRAVGLDDHRTAYCGNLSGGQRTRVSLACALVSEPELLVLDEPTVGLDPVLRVDLWQQFNELSRRGTTLLVSSHVMDEADHCADLLLMRDGLLLAHTTADQLRKDTACTSLEEAFLTVIKRSASAATNRAD
- a CDS encoding DNA-3-methyladenine glycosylase; the protein is MGTELLTVDPLLAARRLLGAELTGRGVSAVVVEVEAYGGPPDGPWPDAASHSFRGPGGRNLVMFGPPGYLYTYRSHGIHVCANVVCGFDGVAGAVLLRAAAVSAGADVAGRRRGPAIRPAALARGPGNLCSALGITMEDNGIDLFAADSPVRLKLGEEVAAVDGPRVGVSKAADRRWRLWLAGRGEVSAYRRSPRAPAPGASD